The following nucleotide sequence is from Austwickia chelonae.
CGGTCGGTGCCCCGCTGGCTCCCGGCGAGCAGGACGTGCCATGGCCGTGCAGCGAGACGAAGTACATCTCGCACTTCCCGGAGACCCGTGAAATCTGGTCCTACGGCTCCGGTTACGGCGGCAACGCCCTACTGGGCAAGAAGTGCTACGCGCTGCGGATCGCCTCCGCCATCGCCCACGACGAGGGCTGGCTGGCCGAGCACATGCTGATCCTGAAACTGACCTCCCCCGAGGGCAAGACGTACTACATCGCCGGAGCCTTCCCGAGCGCCTGCGGCAAGACCAACCTGGCCATGCTCGAACCGACCATCCCCGGCTGGAAGGCCGAGATGGTCGGCGACGACATCGCCTGGATGCGCTTCGGCAAGGACGGTCGCCTGTACGCCGTCAACCCCGAGTACGGGCTGTTCGGTGTCGCCCCCGGCACCGGCTACGGCACGAACTCCAACGCCATGAAGACCATCGAGCAGGGCAACTCGGTGTTCACGAATGTGGCCCGCACCGACGACGGCGACATCTGGTGGGAGGGCATGACCGACGACAAGCCCGCCCACCTGACCGACTGGAAGGGCCGCGACTGGACCCCGGACAGCGCCGAGAAGTCCGCCCACCCGAACTCGCGGTTCACCACCCCGGCGAAGCAGTGCCCGATGATCGCCGACGAGTACGACGAGCCCAACGGCGTACCGATCGACGCGATCCTCTTCGGCGGACGCCGCGCCACCACCGTCCCGCTGGTCTACCAGTCCCGTGACTGGAACCACGGCACCTTCATCGGGTCGGTGCTCTCCTCGGAGACCACCGCAGCCGCCGCCGGTGCGGTCGGCGTCGTACGTCGCGACCCGATGGCCATGCTGCCCTTCATCGGCTACAACGCCGGTGACTACGTGCAGCACTGGATCGAGATGGGCAAGAAGGGCGGCGACAAGATGCCGGCCGTCTTCCAGGTGAACTGGTTCCGCAAGGACGAGGACGGCAGGTTCGTCTGGCCGGGCTTCGGCGACAACATCCGCGTCCTCAAGTGGGTCGTCGACCGCCTCGAAGGCCGGGCAGAAGGCGTGGAGACCCCGGTGGGCCTGATGCCCAAGCCCGAGGAGCTCGACACCGACGGGCTCTCCCTGACCCCGGAGCAGGTCGCCACCGCGGTGGCCTTCGACGTCGAGGGTTGGCAGAAGGAGATCCCGATGATCGAGGAGTGGTACGCCAAGTTCGGTGACGCCCTCCCCGCCGAATTGCAGGCTGAACTCGAACGGTTGAAGAAGAACGTCGGCTGACGCCGCCTCACGCTGCCCTTCGGTGAGGGCCGGGCATCTCTTCCCCGAGGTGTCCGGCCCTCGCTTCGTCCACTGCTCCCCACCTCCGAGAACGCCGCACGAACGGTGCCCGATGCCGACCAGGGTCAAGACGCCAACGGTCGGTACAGCGGCCCACCCGAGCGTTCTGAACTGTCTTCACGAGCATCCTGGACCAATCAGAGGACGCGACAATCGTTCTCCCGCTCTCACCAGGGAAAAGATAAAAGCCCCGGGCGCTTGTGATTCAGAGGCGGCTCCGGGGCGTTCGGCAGTCACGCTAACATCCGCATATGGATCAGGGCTACACCGCAGATTCCATCGGGATGGCATTATCACCCGCAAGGTTCGCGCCCTTTCTCGAATGGACGGAAAACGACCCAGAACGTGCGCTTCGCTTGTACGAGTGGTCGACTCGAGTGTCTTCAGCTGCATTCGAGACGATCACCCTCACCGAGGCGGCTCTGAGTCATGCCCTGGACCAGGCCCTGAGCAAGCACTACCGCGACGACCTGCGGGGAATCCCCTGGTTCCTGTCCCGACCACCTATGGACGACGACTCCTATCGGCGGATCGAGCAGACTCGGACCAGGCTGCGAAGAGCCGGAAAAGAGGACCGCCACCAGCTGATATCCGGTTTACCATTCCGATTCTGGGTCGGCTTGTTGAACACGAAATATGAAGAACTCTGGCGATCTTCACTGCGCCATGCATTTCCTGGATCAAATGGGACACGCAAACAGGTGGCGCAGAAGCTCGACGCCGTACGCAAGTTCCGCAACCATCTCACGCACCACGAACCGATCCTGAATCTGGACATCCCCTTCGAGATGCAACGGGTCCATGAGCTCGCTTCCTACCTGGGCCCCGAGATCGCCCTGTGGGTCGCCGAGATCGACCGCACCAGCCAGCTCTACGCCGACTGCCCTGAGGTCCCTCTGGATACGGTCGTGGTCGAAGCCCGCAGCGCGTGGACCCTGTACGAACAAGAACACGCCTACGTCTGCCAGGCCGGGCGATGGTTCGGCCCCGTCGACCGCATCGCCTTCTACACCGGACGTGAGATCAAGGCCGACATCCCCCGGATCAGGTACCGCAAGGACAATGTCACCTGGACCGACAGCCACGCCGCGCACCTGCTCGATTCGCAGGACCGCGACGACAAGCGCATCGGCCAGCTCATCCGCGCCTCACGCGATCAGGGCTGGCGAGACGGGAACTACCAGGTCTTCCTCCTCACCCGACCGGGCGAACGCGCCCACCGCCGCCTGGACCACCCCATCAGGCATCGGCCCGCCGGGCGGAATGCGGCCTACACCCGGAAACAGAAGTACGTCTCCCTCCGCTCGCTGGAAACTGCGGACAGTACGGCCGATCTGAGCCAAATCATTGTGCTGCGAAAATCCGAGACGGCACCGGATTCCGCGCCGGAGATTTCTCCAGCTGCGGTCGTCGCCCCCGTTTCGGCGGTTCCTTCGGAAACAGATCTGGCACCGACTGCCCCCGAGCCTGATTCGTCAACGGCGGACAGCACGCCGAACGAGCCCGAAGTCCCCCAGGCACCGGAGCCCGAGGCAGTCCAAGCGGCTCCGGCTCCGGCTCCGGCTCCGGCTCCGGCTCCGGCTCCGGCTCCGGCCAAGCCTGCGACCCCGGTGGAACCGATCGAGACATCGGCACCTCCTGATCCGCGACCGATGCCCCCTCCGACATCAGTGCCCTCCCGCCACAGCGTCCTGCCCTCGTACCTGCTGCCGGCGCAGCCAGCGGCACAGTCGACCGTGATGCCCGAGCAGCCCTTTTCCAGTGCGCCTCGCCCGGATCCCTCCCGGAACGAGCCCTCCCGGCCGGAGACCCCCCGCTACGACCCGCCTCGCTACGAAACACCCCGGTACGAGGCACCTCGGCCGACCTCGCAGCCTTCGTACCTGTCCTCCCCGCCTGCGGATCGGCCTACCCCCCAGCACGCCTACCCACCGGCAGCGCAGACCCCGATGCCACCGACCGTGATGCCCGAGCAGCCCTTTTCCAGTGCGCCTCGCCCGGAGCCCTCCCGGAACGAGCCCTCCCGGCCGGAGACCCCCCGCTACGACCCGCCTCGCTACGAAACACCCCGGTACGAGGCACCTCGGCCGACCCCGCAGCCTTCGTACCTGTCCTCCCCGCCGGTGGATCGGCCTACCCCCCAGCACGCCTACCCACCGGCAGCGCAGACCTCGATGCCACCGACCGTGATGCCCGAACCATTACCCGGCCAGTCGTACCTCACCGAGTTCGAGAGTCGTCGGCAGGTCGACCAGCCGTTGGTTGGTGCTCCCCCGCCACCGCAGCGACAGACTCCGCCGAGCCACTACGAACGGCCCGTCCACCAGGACGTCCACCAGCGGGAGGAGTTCGCCGAGTTCCGGCTCCGTACGGGCCCGTCGTAACAAATGCTCCACCCGGTAGCCCGAATAGCACCACACGTTCAGACCCTGCTCCTTCGCCGCCAGAGCGAGACGAGCAGCCGGGCCGGCCTGTCGGGTCGGCTCACCTCCGCTCAGGGTGAGCCCGCAGGTCAACGGGTTCTCCCGCATCTCGGCGATCAGGAGATCGACATCGACCACGCTTCCGGTGTCGAAAGGCTGGCTCTGCGGATTGTGACACCCTGCGCAACTCAGGTCGCACCCCTGCGCGAAGACGACATACCGCAGGCCGGGCCCGTCGACGATGGAGTCCTGGACCCGGCCGGCAATCCTCATTCTCACGGTCGGGATTCCGCCTCACCAGAAGCCGGGGTCGAGCCGGAACGGCCAAGACTGCGCAGTCCGTGACGGACCCGGTCGCATTCCTCGGCACGCTTGGCATCGTTGAACCGGTCCAGAGTGCCCACCAGGTAACCGGTGATCCGACGGATTCGGTCGAAGGGCGCATCAGGGGTCTCGACGCGGCCGCAACCAGGGCATTCGTCGTCGATACAGCCGGTGTACCCGCAGACCGGATCCAGATCCACCGGGTGATTGATCGACCCGTAGCCGATCCCGCTGGCGTGCATATGCCGCACGATCGCTTCGAAGGCCTCCAGATTCGCGCCAGGATCACCGTCGAGTTCCACATAGGTGATGTGCCCGGCATTGGTCATCTCGTGGTACGGCGCTTCGAGGGTGATCTTGCGTGCCGCCGTGATCTCGTAAGTGACCGGCACGTGGAAACTGTTGGTGTAGTACTCCTTGTCGGTGACGCCCGGGATATCGCCGAAACGGGCCCGGTCCAGCCGGACGAAACGACCGGCCAACCCCTCTGCCGGAGTGGCGAGCAAGGTGAAGTTCAGGCCGCTGCGAGCAGCTTCCTGATCCATCCGCTCCCGCATCCGGCGCACGATCCGCAGCCCGAGCTCCTGCGCTTGGAGAGTCTGCCCGTGATGGCGCCCGATGAGCACGGTCAGGGCCTCGGCAAGGCCGATGAAACCTGCGGAGAGGCTTCCGTGTCTGAGGACCTCGCCGACTTCGTCGTCCGGGCCGAGTTTCTCACTGCCCAACCAGACTCCCTGCCCCATCAGGAAGGGGAAGTTGCGTACCCGTTTGCGGCTCTGGATCTCCAGCCGCTCCCACAGCTGAGCCACGACCAGGTCGAGGGTCTCGTCCAGGAGCGTGAAGAAGTCCTCGTGGTTCCCCTCGGCGACCAGCGCGAGACGAGGAAGATTGATGCTGGTGAACGACAGGTTTCCGCGTCTGTTGCAGACCTCCTGATCGGCATCGTGGACATTGCCGATGACGCGGGTGCGGCATCCCATGTAGGCGATCTCGGTCTCGGTGCGGGCCGGGTCGTAGTGGGCGGCGTTGAAAGGCGCGTCCTGGAAGGAGAAGTTCGGGAAGAGCCGCTTCGCGCTGCACCGGCAGGCCAATCGGAAAAGGTCGTAGTTCGGGTCGCCCGGGTCGAAGTTGACCCCCTGTTTCACCCGGAAGATCTGGATGGGGAAGATCGGGGTTTCACCGTTGCCCAGCCCGGCCTCGGTCGCCGCGAGCAGGGCCCGGATCACCAGTCGCGCCTCCGGGGAGACGTCGGTGCCGTAGTTGATGGAGGAGAACGGCGTCTGGGCTCCGGCCCGGGAGTTCATCGTGTTGAGGTTGTGGATGAGAGCTTCCATCGCCTGGTAGGTGGCCCGTTCGGTGTCCCGGAAGGCTTCCGAGGCGGCGAATTCCTGGGCTGCACGGACTGCAGCGTCGTCGATGCCGTCGAGGTCCGGTTCCACAGTGCCTTCGTCGGCGCGGTTCTCGACGAGTTGGGCGTAGATCTGCTCGATCAGGGCCTGTCGCTCCTGATCGATCTGCCCGGCGGCCGGTTCCAAGGCCGGGCGCAGCGCCCGAGCCGTTTCCAGGACGCCCAGCGCACGGAGAGCGATCTGCTCCCAGTCGTAACGGTCCAGGCCTGGTGCGGGAGCCCGCAGGGTCAGGGCACGGGTCAGGTTCTCCCGGTAGCTGCGGGCGTAGGTGAGCCGGACCCCGTCGGCCATGACCCGGTCGAAGTCGGGGATCGACTGCCCGCCGTGCTGGTCGTTCTGGTTGGACTGGATGGCGATGCAGGCGAGCGCCGCGTAGGAGGCGATGCTCTGGGGTCGGCGCAGGACGCCGTGTCCGGTGGAGAATCCGCCGTCGAAGAGGGTCCGTAGATCGATCTGGCAGCAGGTGGTGGTGAGGGTGAGGAAGTCGAGGTCGTGGATGTGGATGTCGCCGTCGATGTGGGCTTTGGCGTGGTCGGGGTCGACGATTCTGAGGAGGTTGAAGTGTTTGGCGCCTTCGGAGCCGTATTTGAGCATGGCGCCCATGGCGGTGTTGGCGTCGACATTGGCGTTTTCGCGTTTGACGTCGCTCTCGGCTGCTGAGGTGTGGGCGATTTCCTCGAAGGCTCGCATGAGGGGGGCGTCGTGGTCGAGGTCGTCGCTGGTGATGGGTGTTGCGGTGACGGTGTCGATCGACATGTGCGCTCCTCGCGGGCCGGGGCACGGGTGCGCGGGAGTGGTCGAGGGCAGGGCGGTTCCCTGTTTCGACCGGGCCCACCCGCGAGGCCTGTGCCGGACACCGGGACTGGTTGCCCCGGGTGTCGGCAGGTCTTCGGACTGGAGAGCATTCCGGTGGTTCCCGGTTTTCCTACTGGGCGGCGCTTCCCGGCCTGGGCCAGTGCGTCTGCCGCTTGTCGTTCTCTCTCACCGCTGCGGGGCAGTTCCGGATTCTCACCGGATTCCCTTTTGCTTCGCGCCGTTCCGGTGTGGTGGTGGGTGGGATGACCTCGCCGCAACACAGAAATAGCCACTACATGTAGTGGTGTTCGGCGCGAACCGACACAAGGGGTAGCTTATGCGGTCCTGCGACCGCATCACGAATCGACACCCCACTGTGGACAGTTCGCCCAGACCGCCCACGCCACCCCAAGTCTGTGAGGAAGTCATGAAAGGACCTGGACACATGTCATGATCGAAGCGGCCGGCCCAGTGGAGAAGGAGGAACATGTGAGCGCGCCATTCCAGGTCGACCTTCGAGGCATCGTCGATCTGCTGAGCCATCACCTCTACTCCGGACCTCGGGTCTACCTACGGGAACTGACCCAGAATGCGGCCGATGCCCTGACCGCACGGGTCCTGCGCGAGCCGGAGACGGCCAAGAGCACGCCCCCACGAATCACCATCACGCCCGCCGATGTCTCACCCGACGGACGTTTCCATCTCGACGACAATGGCGTCGGGCTGACCCGTGAGGACATCGACCGTTTCCTGGGGGCATCGGCAGCTCCTCGAAACGGGGAGAGTGCGCGCCGGCCCAGAAACCCTTCATCGGCCATTTCGGGATCGGACTGCTCGCGTGCTTCCTGGTCTCGGACACCATCGAGCTGCGCACCCGGCATGACGACGACCCGACCTGGCGGTGGACGGCCCACAGCAGCGGCACCTACTCGGTGGCCGAATCCGATCTGCCTCGCATCGAACGCGGCACCGTGGTCAGCCTGGAAGCCCGCCCCGAACATGCCCATCTGGTTCGAGAGGACGCCGTCCGAGAACTGATCCACGAGTTCGCGGCCTACCTTCCCCACGAGATCGTCCTGCACACCGCGGCCGGGCCCGAGACGATCACCCGTCGCCGGTTCCCCTGGAATCCCGACGCACGAGGACGCCAGGGCGGCTCGGGACTGTGCCGAAGAGCCGAAGTCACCGACCTGTGCAACGACCTCCTGGGGTTCTCCCCCTTGGACTGGATCGACCTGACCGACCCGGAGACGGGCCTGCGAGGCGTCGCCTATCTCCTGCCGCACCCGGCGGGGCAGCACGGGTCACATCACGTCTACGCCGACCGCCTGTTGGTCAGCGACCGCTGCGAGTCCCTCCTCCCACGTGGGCGGTCTTCGCCCAGGCCGTGGTCGACGCCGAGAACCTTCCCCTCACCGCGAACCGTGAGGGATTGCACGAAGGTGAGTTGCTGCAACGGACCCGCGAACGTCTCGGCGGGCAGATCCTGTCCTGGCTGACCCGGACCGCCCAGACCAACCCTTCCCGCATCCGCGCCTTCCTGGATGTCCATGAACTCACCGTGAAATGTCTGGCCACCGCCCACGAAGACCTGCTGGACGCCGTCTGTAAATGGTTGACCTTCGAGTCGACCCTGGGCCCGTGACCTGCCGCAGTTCGCCGAGAAATGCCACGTCCTCCGGTATGCAGCCACAGTCGACGACTTCCGCCAACTGGCCCCAGTGGAGAGCGCCCAGGGGTCCTCCCTGCTGAAGGCGGAGGAACCCACGAGGACGCCTTGATCCTCCGCTATGCACAGTTGACCGGAGTGCCCACCAATTGGTGCATCCCACGTCCTTGCTGACGGCTCTGGACACCCCTTCCCCGGGAGAGGAATCCTCCTACCTGCCATTGTTGGACCTGGCCGGGCGGGTCCTCGACCGGCCGGATGCGACATGGTGGTGCGCTCCTTCTCCCCCGCAGCGGTTCCTGCGCTGCTGCTCTCCGATCGGAGGAGCCCGATCGAGTTCCTGCCGGAATCCCGCGAGCAAGCCCGATGACGGAGCCTGGACGGAGCTGCTCGGCAGCCCTGCAGGCCGACACGGAACGCCCCCAGTTCGGTCCTGAACTCCCGCAACGAAAGCATCCGCTCGCTGCGGGACTGCGACGACCCTGCGCTGCAGGCCTCGATCATCGAATCCCTCTACGCCTACGCCCTGGTCATCGGGCATCAACCCGTTACGCCCGTACGAGTCCGCTCTCGTGTCCAGAGCGCTACCGCACCTGGTCCCTTGGCCATGGACACCGGGGAGGGCGCGTGATTGGCCGAGGCCGCAGAGGTGTGCGCGGCCTTGGAAGAGGTCGCTCGCCTGCCGCATGGCCAGGAGCGATGCAGCAGGCCGAACGCGCAGTGCGCTCGCCGATGCCACCGCTGACCTGTCCTGGCAGGTTCGCGCTCGCACGCATTTGGCCACCAGCTATGCCTTCGGCGACCCGGGAAAACACGAATTGGCCTTAACGGTATGGCAGCTCAAGGCACTGGATGAGGCTGGGACGGTCTTCCCCCCCGAACTGGAACGTCAGATCCTGCGGCAGTTGAAATGGTCGTTGAGCCGGATGCGCGAGCTACCGGATGTCCCGCTGCCCACGATCCGACAGACCTACGACGAAGCCGAACGACGTTTCCGCGAGGCCGGAGCCGGACGTCATGCCATGACTCTGCTCCGCGCACAGCTCGCCACGGACGTGGAACCCCCGACCAGGTCGAATCGGCTGTCGAGCTGTGGCGCGCCCAACCCCGGGATGACCTGTCCGACTGTTACGCCTGTTGCGCCCGGGCGGAGGCCGAGTTCTTCGCCTCGCGCGGAGACACCGATCGTGCGCTGCGCACCCTGCAGGGTGTGCTGGCCGGGCGGATCGGCTGCGTCGATGAGCCTGCGCTGTCCCAGTCCTTGTCCTTGGGATGGCTGCTGCGCGCAGGAAGACTCGAAGAGGCTGTGCAGGCCCATGTCCGATCGTGGCAGCAATGCCGCCACCGGCCTGCTCAGGCCGAGGTCGCAGCCCGCACCTTCCTCTTCCTGGTGCACACGGGACGCCCGGAGCGGGCCTGGCAGCTGTTGCGCCCCCGGCTTCCTTGGGTGGAGGAGATGCGCAGCCCTCGTCGGCGGATGGAGTTCGCCGCAGTCTCCGCGACGGTGCTGGCCGCGGCCCGGGAGGGCGGAGGGATCGACGACGACAGCTGGGAGACGACCTGGGCTGCCGAGTGCGACCGGCTGCGGGAGCTGGCCGAGACTTTGTCCGCCGCCTTCGATACCCGTAACGGCAACACCAATGTGTCCTCGGCGTTGGAGGCTTTCGTCGCTCTAGGCCGTGATGTCACCGCCGTCGGCGTCGCTGAGGCACCTGTCGAGGCCACCCGCCGGGCTCAGTTCTCCGAGGAGTCTGCCGAGGGGCTCTCCGAAGCTGAGCAGAGCCGTTCGGATCGGACGCTGCCGGAGGGGCTGATCGCGTGGCGTGCCCGGGTGCAGGCGGCATTGAACACCTTTGACGAGGCCTACGATCGCCTCATCGAGACCTGGCACGACACCCGGGACGAACAACCAGAACCTGGCACTCCGGCCGAATTCGCTGCCGCCGCCTACCTGGACCGACGGGTGATTCCCGCGCCGGACGAGGACACCGCTGACCCGTTGCGGGAACACCAGGATGCCCAGTCGGCCCGGCGGGCGTGGTTGGAACGGGCGGAGGCCGAGGCGCTCTGCGGCGACGAGCCGGGATTGTCCGCACGGATCGGGGTCGAGCTCGCGTTGTACGACATGCCCGAGGACCGGGAGATCTGGGAGGCGGCCGGCGAGGCTGCTTCGGCAATCCCGATGGGAGACCCTCATCGGGGGCCCGCATTGGCGGTCCTGGGTGATCATCCTGAGCCGCGGGTTGCCGCGCTGTGGCTGGAGCGGTCCGCGGAGGCTTTCGCCATGACCGGCGAGCGCGCCTGGCAAGGTCATGTGCTGGGGCGTGCCGCCTGGCAGCAGCTGGGTTTTGACCTGTCGGCGGCGGAGAACTCCAGCCGGGTGGCCTTGTCCTTGCTCACCGCGGCGGGTGCGCCGGGGCACACGCTGAGTCTGCCCCGGGTCGTCCTGGGTCTGGCGTTGTCCGCCCAGGGGCGTCCGGAGGAGGCGGTGGAGCCCCTGCGGGCAGCAGTTCGTGAGGCTCATGAGCGTGGCGAGCCTGCTTTGGCGCCTGCTGCTTTGGAGCTGTGCTCGGCGTTGACCTATCTGGGTGCGTGGACGGAGCTGTTGACTGTGGCGCGGCGCACCGTGACAGAGGTCGCCGATCTGGGTCCGACCTATCTGGCGGCGGCTCGCCGCTATCTGGGGATGGCGCTCTTGGAGTCGGATCGTCCGCATGAGGCCGCGCTGGTGTTGGAGGAGGCGCTGCCGGTGTTGCGGGCGGAGTCCTCGCCGTCCCTTGGCGCCGCCGCGTGGGCGCTGGCCGGGGCCTTGCGGCGGGTCGATGATCTGTCCGGGGCCTTGGAGGTCTACCGGTTGGGTGCGCAGGCGTTCAGTGCCGGTGAGCATTTCGTCGAGGCGGCGCGCTGTCTGGAGTCAGCAGGCGAGCTGACCTGGCAGGTGCATTCGGCCCGGGCCGCGGTTCCGGTCTTCGAGGAAGCTGCTCAGTCGGCTCGGCGGGGGAACGATCCCAGTCTTTTCCTCAGTGCCCGGCGGAATCGGGCTGCGGCGCTGGCTCAGTACGACTTGCAGGACGGGTTGGCGGCATTGTCCTCCTGTCAGGACGAGATCCAGGTGTTCTTCAAGGAGCCTCAGGCCGGGGGGATGAGTTACGACGCGACCTTGCTCTCGTTGAGTCTTCTCCTCCAGGGCGGCAGATTGGCTGCCGACCGGGGCGAGTGGCAGTTGTCCTTCTCCTATGTCGACCGGGCCGAGGCCTTGGCTGCGGAGGCCGGGCGGGCAGGGATCTGCGCAGAGGCGAGGTCCTTGCGTGCCTTGGCGCTTTCCCGACGGGTCACGCCGATGAGGCCGAGCGTTTGCTGCGGGAGAACCTTCCGGTGCTGGCCGACGGGATGTTGTCGAATGCACGGATCGATGCGGCCCGGGTTCTGGCGACCTTGTTGAATGACACCGGGCGTGGCGATGAGGGCGAGAAGATCTGGGCGCAGTACGGCCCCCATCCGGTGTGATCGGGTTTCGATGGCTGTGGCCGGTAGGTTGACCCGTTCGGGCGCTCTTGCGCCGAGCTGGCCCGTTGCGTCCACGGTTCACTCTGTGATTTCGTGAAGCTTGTGGCTCCAGGAAGACGATTTTTCGGTTTCGCCTGGTGCGCGAGCGGGTTGATCGGGATGCTGGCGCAGCTGGTGGCTTTGCGTGCCTGGCCGCGGCCCTATTCCTGGAATATCAACTACATCAGCGACTTGGGCATGCGCAGCTGCGGGAAGATCATTGACGACGCCGGTGCGGCTCGGTGGGTCTGTTCCCCTGGGCATGAGATGTTCAACATGGGCTTGATCGTGGCCGGGCTGCTGCTGGCGGCCGGGGCTGCTTCGATGCTGCGGCGTCGGCGTGGCGAGTGGGATGTCTGGCCGTTCTTCGTCCTGAGCGGGCTGGCCTTGGTCGTGACGGCGCTGGTACCTGCGGACGAGCATCTCCTGGCCCATGATCTTGCGGCCTTGGCCCAGGTGGTGCTGCAGTGGGCGGGAATGTTGGCGCTGGCCCGCCCCCGGACGGCAGCGGCGGTGTGGCCGCGGATGTCACCGACCTTGAGCGTGGTGACCTGGTCGGTCCTGGCGTTGTCGATCGTGTCCTACGGGGCTTTCCTGCTCTCCCATGTGGGGGGTGACCTGTTGGGTCTGCGCCTGGGGACGTGGGAGCGGTTGTCCACGGACAGTCTGTCGCTGTGGATCTTGTTGGCAGGTGCCTCCGTCTTGGTGGATCTGGCCATGCCTCGTGCTCGGATCAAGGCTCATCCGTCGATGGAGAAGGCCTGACCTCGACTTCGAGGATGTGGTGTGGGGCCGGTTCCCGCCTCACGAGAGAACCGACCCCACCTGGGCTCTCGCCCTCGGCACTTCCCTCGCCTGTGGAAGCGCCTCCCCTCTGGTGAAGCTGACCCCGTCGCCATCCGAGGTCGTGTGCAGGACTATCC
It contains:
- a CDS encoding anaerobic ribonucleoside triphosphate reductase, whose translation is MSIDTVTATPITSDDLDHDAPLMRAFEEIAHTSAAESDVKRENANVDANTAMGAMLKYGSEGAKHFNLLRIVDPDHAKAHIDGDIHIHDLDFLTLTTTCCQIDLRTLFDGGFSTGHGVLRRPQSIASYAALACIAIQSNQNDQHGGQSIPDFDRVMADGVRLTYARSYRENLTRALTLRAPAPGLDRYDWEQIALRALGVLETARALRPALEPAAGQIDQERQALIEQIYAQLVENRADEGTVEPDLDGIDDAAVRAAQEFAASEAFRDTERATYQAMEALIHNLNTMNSRAGAQTPFSSINYGTDVSPEARLVIRALLAATEAGLGNGETPIFPIQIFRVKQGVNFDPGDPNYDLFRLACRCSAKRLFPNFSFQDAPFNAAHYDPARTETEIAYMGCRTRVIGNVHDADQEVCNRRGNLSFTSINLPRLALVAEGNHEDFFTLLDETLDLVVAQLWERLEIQSRKRVRNFPFLMGQGVWLGSEKLGPDDEVGEVLRHGSLSAGFIGLAEALTVLIGRHHGQTLQAQELGLRIVRRMRERMDQEAARSGLNFTLLATPAEGLAGRFVRLDRARFGDIPGVTDKEYYTNSFHVPVTYEITAARKITLEAPYHEMTNAGHITYVELDGDPGANLEAFEAIVRHMHASGIGYGSINHPVDLDPVCGYTGCIDDECPGCGRVETPDAPFDRIRRITGYLVGTLDRFNDAKRAEECDRVRHGLRSLGRSGSTPASGEAESRP
- a CDS encoding 4Fe-4S single cluster domain-containing protein, with the protein product MRIAGRVQDSIVDGPGLRYVVFAQGCDLSCAGCHNPQSQPFDTGSVVDVDLLIAEMRENPLTCGLTLSGGEPTRQAGPAARLALAAKEQGLNVWCYSGYRVEHLLRRARTEPELGELLPLVDVLVDGPFVVARRSLSLRWRGSTNQRLVDLPTTLELGEVRLAG
- a CDS encoding DUF998 domain-containing protein, with translation MKLVAPGRRFFGFAWCASGLIGMLAQLVALRAWPRPYSWNINYISDLGMRSCGKIIDDAGAARWVCSPGHEMFNMGLIVAGLLLAAGAASMLRRRRGEWDVWPFFVLSGLALVVTALVPADEHLLAHDLAALAQVVLQWAGMLALARPRTAAAVWPRMSPTLSVVTWSVLALSIVSYGAFLLSHVGGDLLGLRLGTWERLSTDSLSLWILLAGASVLVDLAMPRARIKAHPSMEKA
- a CDS encoding phosphoenolpyruvate carboxykinase (GTP), which translates into the protein MTDTTTLSMQGDTTHPGLAAWVREIATLTQPESVVWIDGSVEENECLSQELVDAGTFVRLDDSKKKHSFWCASNPSDVARVEDRTFICSEKEEGAGFTNNWMAPAEMKEKMTELYRGCMRGRTMYVIPFVMGHLEADEPKYGVEITDSAYVVVNMRIMARIGTAVLKQMEQTDAEYVKCLHSVGAPLAPGEQDVPWPCSETKYISHFPETREIWSYGSGYGGNALLGKKCYALRIASAIAHDEGWLAEHMLILKLTSPEGKTYYIAGAFPSACGKTNLAMLEPTIPGWKAEMVGDDIAWMRFGKDGRLYAVNPEYGLFGVAPGTGYGTNSNAMKTIEQGNSVFTNVARTDDGDIWWEGMTDDKPAHLTDWKGRDWTPDSAEKSAHPNSRFTTPAKQCPMIADEYDEPNGVPIDAILFGGRRATTVPLVYQSRDWNHGTFIGSVLSSETTAAAAGAVGVVRRDPMAMLPFIGYNAGDYVQHWIEMGKKGGDKMPAVFQVNWFRKDEDGRFVWPGFGDNIRVLKWVVDRLEGRAEGVETPVGLMPKPEELDTDGLSLTPEQVATAVAFDVEGWQKEIPMIEEWYAKFGDALPAELQAELERLKKNVG